In Actinomycetota bacterium, the following proteins share a genomic window:
- a CDS encoding KH domain-containing protein: MAEAPSDGLRDLLEYLAREIVDEPDSVEVTEAADDRGVLLTLRVAQDDMGKVIGRGGRTARALRTVVKAAGLRAGVRHTHVEIAD; the protein is encoded by the coding sequence GTGGCAGAAGCCCCTTCGGACGGTCTCAGGGATCTTCTCGAGTACCTCGCGCGCGAGATCGTCGATGAGCCGGACTCGGTCGAAGTGACGGAGGCCGCCGACGATCGTGGTGTTCTCCTCACGCTCCGCGTGGCCCAGGACGACATGGGGAAGGTCATCGGCCGGGGCGGCCGAACCGCCCGTGCGCTGCGAACGGTGGTGAAGGCCGCGGGTCTTCGGGCCGGCGTTCGGCACACGCACGTCGAGATCGCGGACTAG
- the rimM gene encoding ribosome maturation factor RimM (Essential for efficient processing of 16S rRNA), whose product MDEPTVAVGRVARAHGVQGELTVLVLSEVEDRFAPGATLWLEDGRTLTVESSRPHRGRLLVRFREVRDREQAERLQRALLVVPESSSPFLPEGSWWDHQIEGCAVETDRGRALGMVREVIHTAANDVWSVVDGEGRETLVPVLNDVLLSVDVGAKRIVVREIAGLTVE is encoded by the coding sequence GTGGACGAGCCGACCGTCGCGGTCGGCCGGGTCGCTCGCGCCCACGGGGTCCAGGGCGAGCTAACGGTTCTCGTGCTGTCGGAGGTCGAAGATCGTTTCGCCCCCGGCGCGACGCTGTGGCTGGAAGATGGGCGGACCCTGACCGTCGAGTCGTCGAGGCCGCATCGCGGCCGGCTGCTCGTTCGGTTCCGCGAGGTTCGAGACCGAGAGCAGGCGGAGAGACTCCAGCGGGCGCTCCTCGTCGTTCCCGAATCGTCGTCTCCCTTTCTTCCCGAAGGATCGTGGTGGGATCACCAGATCGAGGGGTGCGCCGTCGAGACGGACCGAGGTCGCGCGCTCGGCATGGTTCGCGAGGTGATCCACACCGCCGCGAACGACGTCTGGTCGGTGGTCGACGGCGAAGGTCGTGAAACGCTTGTGCCCGTGTTGAACGACGTGCTCCTCTCCGTCGACGTTGGCGCCAAGCGCATCGTCGTCCGCGAGATCGCCGGACTCACCGTGGAATGA
- the trmD gene encoding tRNA (guanosine(37)-N1)-methyltransferase TrmD, producing the protein MRVDVLTIFPSIFDSPLRESLLGKAIDAGTLDVRVHDVRDHTTDRHRQVDDESYGGGPGMVMKPEPVFRAVESLGNEPKRLLVMSPAGRRLDQALVRELSKEPWLVLIAGRYEGIDERVVEGLGAEEVSIGDYVLSGGELPALVVLEAVTRLVPGVIGREESHERDSFGADGLLDHPHYTRPAEFRGMRVPEVLLSGDHAAVERWRREAAVEKTRRNRPDLLER; encoded by the coding sequence GTGCGCGTCGACGTCCTGACCATCTTCCCGTCGATCTTCGACAGCCCTCTTCGCGAGAGTTTGCTCGGCAAGGCGATCGACGCCGGCACGCTCGACGTTCGGGTGCACGACGTCCGTGATCACACGACGGACCGGCATCGGCAGGTGGACGACGAGTCGTACGGCGGAGGCCCGGGAATGGTGATGAAGCCGGAGCCGGTCTTTCGCGCGGTCGAGTCGCTCGGCAATGAACCGAAGCGCCTGTTGGTGATGTCGCCGGCCGGTCGGCGTCTCGATCAGGCGCTCGTCCGCGAGCTGTCGAAGGAACCGTGGCTGGTCTTGATCGCCGGACGGTACGAGGGAATCGACGAGCGCGTCGTGGAGGGTCTCGGCGCCGAGGAGGTCTCGATCGGCGACTACGTGCTCTCAGGCGGAGAGCTCCCGGCGCTCGTCGTGCTGGAGGCAGTGACCCGGCTCGTTCCAGGCGTCATCGGACGGGAGGAGTCGCACGAGCGCGACTCCTTTGGCGCTGACGGCCTCCTCGACCATCCGCACTACACGCGGCCGGCGGAGTTCAGAGGGATGCGCGTACCCGAGGTTCTGCTTTCGGGGGACCACGCGGCTGTCGAGCGGTGGCGACGCGAGGCTGCGGTCGAGAAGACCCGTCGCAACCGCCCCGACCTGCTTGAACGCTGA
- the lepB gene encoding signal peptidase I: MTDRPIGPAGPAGGTKTREVPDKTPNGRPTGGKAVLSFLRELPVLIVLAFALAILLKTLVVQAFFIPSGSMEPVLKPGDRVLVNKVLYEPERGHVIVFSDPQDGRGPDRGVVGGFLHWLSEGIGIARPEHEDFIKRVIGLPGESLEIRNTIVYIDGRPLQEPYLTREARVSMSDFGPVQIPRDSLFVMGDNRGHSNDSRGSLGFIPVDKVIGRAFVVIWPLSRAGGVQ; this comes from the coding sequence GTGACGGACCGGCCGATCGGCCCGGCCGGGCCGGCCGGAGGGACGAAGACCCGCGAGGTGCCGGACAAGACGCCGAACGGGCGCCCGACCGGTGGCAAGGCCGTTCTGTCGTTCCTCCGAGAGCTTCCCGTTCTCATCGTCCTTGCCTTCGCGCTGGCGATCCTGCTCAAGACCCTGGTCGTCCAGGCGTTCTTCATCCCGTCCGGCTCGATGGAGCCGGTCCTCAAACCGGGCGATCGCGTCCTGGTCAACAAGGTCTTGTACGAGCCGGAACGCGGGCACGTCATCGTGTTCTCCGATCCGCAGGACGGGCGAGGTCCCGACCGCGGCGTGGTCGGCGGCTTCCTGCACTGGCTGTCCGAGGGCATCGGGATCGCCCGGCCCGAGCACGAGGACTTCATCAAGCGGGTGATCGGGCTTCCGGGGGAGTCGCTGGAGATCCGAAACACCATCGTGTACATCGACGGTCGTCCTCTCCAGGAGCCGTACCTCACGCGGGAGGCGCGGGTGTCGATGAGCGACTTCGGCCCCGTTCAGATCCCTCGCGACTCGCTGTTCGTGATGGGCGACAACCGGGGACACTCGAACGACTCTCGTGGGAGCCTCGGGTTCATCCCCGTCGACAAGGTGATCGGTCGTGCGTTCGTGGTGATCTGGCCGCTCTCCAGGGCGGGAGGGGTGCAGTAG
- a CDS encoding ribonuclease HII: MGSAVREANRARTPGPGPVDLARYERGLREQGFSLIAGVDEAGRGALAGPLFAAAVILPDGFDLEGVNDSKLLTAAQREDAFERIVRDAIAWSVCKCMPQRIDHRGLQRTNVWLLRRCVTRLSVQPDYVLTDGFPVRRLPVPNLSIKKGDAVTASVAAASIVAKVLRDRMMDRYHRRFPAYGFDHNRGYGTKGHRDALFRHGPSPIHRYSFKGLRTGYYPGSLDEALGRADGVAPERANGDVTVEDMNAEIVVIEEAGP; this comes from the coding sequence GTGGGTAGCGCGGTGCGTGAAGCGAACAGGGCGCGGACGCCCGGGCCTGGTCCGGTCGATCTCGCTCGATACGAGCGCGGTCTTCGGGAGCAAGGGTTCAGTCTGATCGCCGGCGTGGACGAGGCGGGTCGCGGTGCGCTGGCCGGTCCGCTCTTCGCGGCAGCCGTGATCCTTCCGGATGGGTTCGACCTCGAAGGAGTGAACGATTCGAAGCTCCTGACCGCGGCTCAGCGCGAAGATGCGTTCGAACGGATCGTTCGAGACGCGATCGCGTGGTCGGTGTGCAAGTGCATGCCGCAACGAATCGATCACCGCGGCCTCCAGCGCACGAACGTGTGGCTACTTCGTCGGTGCGTCACGAGGCTGAGCGTTCAACCCGATTACGTGTTGACCGATGGGTTCCCGGTCCGACGGCTTCCCGTGCCGAACCTGTCGATCAAAAAAGGCGACGCGGTGACCGCATCGGTCGCTGCAGCCTCGATCGTGGCGAAGGTGTTGCGCGATCGGATGATGGATCGGTACCACCGGCGGTTCCCGGCGTACGGGTTCGACCACAACCGGGGCTACGGGACGAAGGGCCATCGCGACGCGTTGTTCCGCCACGGCCCTTCGCCGATACACCGGTATTCGTTCAAGGGCCTCCGCACCGGCTACTACCCGGGGTCGCTCGACGAAGCGCTCGGACGCGCCGATGGCGTGGCGCCCGAGCGAGCCAACGGCGATGTCACCGTCGAGGACATGAACGCCGAGATCGTCGTCATCGAGGAGGCGGGCCCGTGA
- a CDS encoding DUF2469 family protein — MNEEDDIERFEEQRELELYREYRDVVPMFRYVIETERRFYLANQVDVQTRDGGWVEVNLGDAWVWDMFRPARFVTSVRVMTRRDVNVEELRHDDDPTIAP, encoded by the coding sequence GTGAACGAAGAAGACGACATCGAGCGGTTCGAGGAGCAACGCGAGCTCGAGCTGTATCGCGAATACCGCGACGTCGTCCCGATGTTCCGCTACGTCATCGAGACGGAGCGCCGCTTCTACCTCGCCAACCAGGTGGACGTTCAAACGCGCGACGGGGGATGGGTGGAGGTGAACCTCGGCGACGCGTGGGTGTGGGACATGTTCCGGCCGGCGCGGTTCGTTACGAGCGTGCGTGTGATGACGCGCCGCGACGTGAATGTGGAAGAGCTTCGTCACGACGACGATCCAACGATCGCCCCGTAG
- a CDS encoding YraN family protein, translating into MPATDRRLSRARDGEEAAARVYERRGYRGIARNWRCAIGELDLVVHRGGTLVFCEVKTRTGMAFGGGYEAVTWAKRRKLRQLADAFMQSFRFQAVQTRFDVASVWLGPRGPDVEIFEDAF; encoded by the coding sequence GTGCCCGCGACAGATCGACGACTGTCTCGCGCGCGCGATGGCGAGGAGGCCGCGGCGCGGGTGTATGAGCGCCGCGGGTACAGGGGTATCGCCCGCAACTGGCGGTGCGCGATCGGCGAGCTCGACCTCGTGGTGCACCGGGGAGGCACGCTTGTGTTCTGCGAGGTCAAGACACGGACCGGCATGGCCTTCGGCGGCGGGTACGAGGCCGTCACGTGGGCCAAGCGACGGAAGTTGCGCCAGCTCGCGGACGCGTTCATGCAGTCGTTCCGGTTCCAGGCCGTGCAGACGCGGTTCGACGTGGCGAGCGTGTGGCTCGGACCGCGCGGACCCGACGTCGAGATCTTCGAAGACGCCTTCTGA